The following proteins are encoded in a genomic region of Synechococcus sp. ROS8604:
- a CDS encoding FAD-dependent oxidoreductase encodes MTTQTCRSPVVVWGGGTGGVAAALQAARSGAETLLLTPGRWLGGMVSTAGVCCPDGNELAPWQTGLWGAFLRALYQTEPEGLDQNWVSCFGYRPTTAERILQNWVQELPNLQWWANCQLLDVERSGPAVQAVLIERAGGVHRIGCDVVIDGSDRGELLPLVQAPFRLGWEAQELWGEPSAPQAHRLKTEAFFREQPVQSPTWVVMGQLHSDHHFADPASGRGLDAPPVLSEPFEQACAAFGVNRTISYGRLPGGLVMLNWPLHGNDWHRGLDRAFDPNPKVQQELMAEMQAHSLHFADELQRCSAGGLTRGKAFPHESGSPAPWLAAMPYWREGRRMIGLKTVIEREILPQTTGQSIAALPFNDAGALDSIAVGNYANDHHYPGPDWPLAPKSCRWGGRWSGTPFCIPYQALVSADLENLLSADKAFSTSHMANGATRLQPLIFNVGQAAGAAAALSIRLQRPLAALPVRLLQELLIEEPTAPSGIVPLWDTPWHHPDWQHRQRACLDHPELLGGDGSWLGSDAQSGMAPPPQPQQDVWSGTLLPDGQGGYELELVSGLRWPLITLEPDLSSWLAHQERPKAVELLAVANPWGPWLRGISLQGSRGI; translated from the coding sequence ATGACCACGCAAACTTGCCGTAGCCCAGTGGTGGTCTGGGGTGGTGGCACGGGCGGTGTTGCCGCCGCACTTCAGGCTGCTCGATCCGGTGCCGAGACACTTCTGCTCACCCCAGGGCGTTGGCTCGGAGGGATGGTCAGTACAGCGGGAGTGTGTTGTCCTGATGGCAATGAACTCGCCCCTTGGCAGACCGGCTTGTGGGGTGCCTTCCTCAGGGCTCTCTATCAAACCGAGCCAGAAGGCCTCGATCAGAACTGGGTGAGTTGTTTTGGTTATCGGCCAACGACAGCTGAACGGATTCTTCAAAATTGGGTGCAGGAACTCCCGAATCTTCAGTGGTGGGCTAATTGTCAGCTGCTGGATGTGGAACGTTCAGGACCAGCGGTGCAAGCAGTACTGATCGAACGCGCTGGAGGTGTTCATCGCATTGGTTGCGATGTGGTGATCGATGGCAGTGATCGCGGAGAGTTACTGCCCTTGGTGCAGGCACCCTTTCGTTTGGGTTGGGAGGCTCAGGAGCTGTGGGGAGAACCGAGCGCGCCTCAAGCGCATCGTCTTAAAACGGAAGCCTTTTTTCGAGAGCAGCCAGTGCAGTCACCCACATGGGTGGTGATGGGTCAGTTGCACAGCGATCACCATTTCGCTGATCCTGCTTCAGGGCGGGGGCTCGATGCTCCCCCGGTGTTGTCGGAGCCGTTTGAACAGGCCTGCGCAGCCTTTGGTGTGAATCGCACCATCAGTTACGGGCGCTTGCCTGGGGGATTGGTGATGCTGAACTGGCCCTTGCATGGCAACGACTGGCATCGAGGATTAGATCGAGCCTTCGACCCCAATCCCAAGGTCCAGCAGGAGCTGATGGCTGAAATGCAAGCCCACAGCCTGCATTTTGCCGATGAACTTCAGCGGTGTAGTGCCGGTGGGTTAACGCGGGGCAAGGCGTTCCCCCACGAGTCTGGAAGTCCTGCTCCCTGGTTGGCGGCCATGCCCTATTGGCGTGAGGGGCGCCGGATGATTGGTCTCAAGACGGTGATCGAACGGGAGATCTTGCCTCAGACGACCGGGCAATCGATCGCTGCGCTTCCATTCAATGACGCTGGTGCGTTGGACTCGATTGCTGTTGGCAATTACGCCAACGACCATCACTATCCCGGTCCTGATTGGCCGCTTGCCCCCAAAAGCTGTCGCTGGGGTGGCCGTTGGTCCGGGACTCCCTTTTGCATTCCCTATCAAGCACTAGTCAGTGCTGACCTGGAGAACTTGTTGAGCGCTGACAAGGCCTTCAGTACCAGCCATATGGCCAACGGGGCTACAAGGCTTCAACCGCTTATTTTCAATGTGGGGCAGGCTGCTGGAGCAGCTGCGGCCTTGTCGATTCGGCTCCAGCGTCCACTCGCTGCTCTGCCCGTTCGCCTCCTTCAAGAGCTCCTGATCGAGGAGCCCACAGCTCCCTCTGGAATCGTTCCGCTTTGGGACACTCCTTGGCATCATCCAGATTGGCAACACAGACAGCGCGCATGTCTAGATCACCCAGAGCTCCTCGGCGGCGATGGGTCTTGGCTCGGTTCTGATGCGCAGTCTGGGATGGCACCTCCTCCCCAGCCTCAACAGGATGTTTGGTCAGGAACGCTGCTGCCTGATGGCCAAGGTGGATACGAATTGGAACTTGTGAGCGGCCTGCGTTGGCCCTTGATCACCCTCGAGCCTGACTTGAGCAGTTGGCTGGCGCATCAGGAACGCCCG